A window from Citrus sinensis cultivar Valencia sweet orange chromosome 3, DVS_A1.0, whole genome shotgun sequence encodes these proteins:
- the LOC102608531 gene encoding peroxidase 57-like yields MRTKGSFVLFFFFFIFPLALAQLRPGFYGTSCPRAESIVSDLVQKRFSADNSVPAALLRMHFHDCFVTGCDASILIDSTNQTQSEKESGANQTVREFELIDEIKKALEAECPSTVSCADIITLATRDAVTLAGGPRYTVLTGRRDGLRSNVDDVDLPGPQISVPDAQQVFQAKGLTSDEMVSLLGAHTVGFAHCSFFKDRLTNFQGTGLPDPTMNVTLIPKLRRICDAASTDNFGPKTFLDQSTNFVFDNKFHSEILSRRGILQIDQELGLDRSTAPMVSKFAFNSDEFLRSFASAMVNMGNIQVLVGNAGEIRQNCRAFNPLKAPTPSNPGNTPKPIPKPKPKPRPRPGKGGRKQKPPGKERKNKIPRIF; encoded by the exons ATGAGAACCAAAGGCTCAtttgttctctttttcttcttcttcatctttccGCTCGCGTTAGCTCAACTAAGGCCTGGTTTTTATGGCACAAGTTGCCCTAGAGCAGAATCAATCGTTTCCGATTTGGTGCAAAAACGATTTAGTGCTGATAATTCCGTACCTGCAGCTCTGCTTCGTATGCATTTTCACGATTGCTTTGTTACA GGTTGTGATGCTTCCATTCTTATAGACTCAACAAACCAAACGCAATCAGAGAAAGAATCGGGAGCAAACCAAACAGTTCGAGAATTCGAGCTCATTGATGAGATCAAGAAAGCCCTAGAGGCCGAATGCCCTTCAACCGTTTCATGTGCAGACATCATCACGCTCGCCACCCGCGACGCGGTGACACTAGCCGGAGGCCCCCGTTACACCGTTCTCACAGGAAGAAGAGACGGTCTTCGATCAAACGTTGACGATGTCGACTTGCCAGGACCACAAATATCTGTGCCTGATGCCCAGCAAGTATTTCAAGCGAAAGGCCTGACGTCAGACGAAATGGTAAGCCTTCTGGGAGCTCACACTGTTGGCTTTGCTCATTGTAGTTTCTTTAAGGACCGGCTGACAAACTTTCAAGGAACTGGGCTTCCTGATCCTACAATGAATGTTACTTTGATCCCGAAGCTCAGAAGAATTTGCGATGCTGCGTCTACTGATAATTTTGGACCAAAAACGTTTTTGGACCAAAGCACAAATTTTGTGTTTGATAACAAGTTTCACAGCGAGATTCTTTCACGTAGAGGGATACTTCAGATTGATCAGGAACTTGGTTTGGATAGATCTACAGCTCCAATGGTTTCTAAATTCGCGTTTAATTCGGATGAGTTTCTGAGGAGTTTTGCAAGTGCAATGGTTAATATGGGAAACATACAAGTTCTTGTGGGAAATGCTGGAGAAATTAGACAAAATTGTAGAGCTTTCAATCCACTCAAAGCTCCGACACCATCAAATCCGGGCAACACCCCCAAACCGATACCAAAACCGAAGCCGAAACCGAGACCGAGACCAGGCAAGGGGGGAAGGAAACAGAAACCGCCAGGGAAggagagaaagaataagataccaagaatattttaa
- the LOC102608818 gene encoding peroxidase 44-like: MRTKCSFLLFFIFILPLALAKLTPNFYSSSCPEAESIIFNVVQRRFNTDRSITGALLRMHFHDCFSGNGCDASILIDSTIRSQPEKDSGSNLTVRGYEIIDEIKNALEQKCPSTVSCADIIALATRDAVALAGGRNYSLPTGRRDGLRSNADEVNLPGTSLSVPNVLQMFAEKGFNTTETVAILGAHTVGVVHCSFFQDRLPDSDMDPAFAQELSKACEASSGSDDPMTNLDHGTPTALDSQYYNQTLFKRGVLQIDQALALDASTHDIVAHFANDEDDFQLSFANVMVKLGSLQVLTDGQGEIRQNCRAFNRDNNASKPNRGRALKRA, encoded by the exons ATGAGAACAAAATGCtcatttcttctcttcttcatcttcattcttCCGCTTGCGTTAGCTAAATTGACTCCAAATTTTTACAGTTCGTCTTGCCCAGAAGCAGAATCAATCATTTTCAATGTGGTGCAAAGAAGATTTAATACGGATAGATCCATAACTGGAGCCCTGCTGCGCATGCATTTTCATGATTGCTTTTCTGGAAAT GGCTGTGATGCATCAATTCTTATAGACTCAACAATCCGATCACAGCCAGAAAAAGATTCAGGATCAAACCTAACTGTTCGAGGATACGAAATTATAGATGAAATAAAGAATGCCCTAGAGCAAAAATGCCCTTCAACCGTCTCATGTGCGGACATCATTGCACTCGCGACCCGCGACGCCGTGGCCCTCGCTGGAGGACGCAATTACAGTCTTCCTACTGGAAGGCGCGACGGTCTCCGATCAAACGCCGATGAAGTCAACTTGCCAGGAACATCACTTTCTGTTCCCAACGTATTGCAAATGTTTGCTGAGAAAGGGTTCAATACAACAGAAACCGTTGCCATACTGGGAGCTCACACCGTTGGTGTTGTGCATTGTAGCTTCTTTCAAGATAGGCTCCCTGATTCGGACATGGATCCAGCTTTTGCTCAGGAGCTAAGCAAGGCTTGTGAGGCAAGTTCTGGTAGTGATGATCCAATGACAAATTTGGACCACGGCACGCCAACAGCTTTGGATAGCCAGTACTATAATCAGACTTTGTTCAAGAGAGGGGTTTTGCAGATTGATCAGGCACTTGCTTTGGATGCATCTACGCATGATATAGTGGCTCATTTTGCTAATGATGAGGATGACTTTCAACTGAGTTTCGCCAATGTTATGGTCAAATTGGGAAGTCTCCAAGTTCTTACTGACGGTCAAGGAGAAATTAGGCAAAATTGCCGTGCTTTTAATCGGGATAATAATGCAAGCAAACCAAATAGGGGTAGGGCACTCAAACGAGCTTGA